A single window of Sphingobium sp. SCG-1 DNA harbors:
- a CDS encoding TonB-dependent receptor domain-containing protein, with protein MRSKTSCAVCALMIGAATLPASAQTVEGQATSTSEKVASTSDIIVTGSRIARRDFTSTSPITTIGKEFISKSDSPTLESSLNQLPQIAASASSSTNTQARGGQASINLRGLGQQRTLVLLDGRRIQPSSPDGAVDLNIIPAALVGSVEVITGGASAIYGSDAVTGVVNLKLRRNLDGLEASAKFGISDMGDAATRDFNIIGGTKFAEGRGSIIASINYSQRDDAPFTNRPHLRGQVLAPAIPNTLVNVAASNLPSQAAVNTIFSRYGAGPGAVSRTTQLSFNLDGTLFSPIGVVNYRGSRELPYRIFNNSLNYALSETYTAQTPLERVSAFGHAEFELADSLSIFAEGLYTNYSVTTGGAYANAGSTSGRSLSVPVTNPFIPTDLRTYLGSRPNPNAPFTVSRFTVEAGQRQERNEYDVYQFTGGVNGKLASDSISWSLVGSYGKTIQATTYRGYPSAAAIQTLLSAPDGGRSICEGGYNLFGPQPVSASCSDYISRVARNRTKLTQMTVEGNLFGDLFDLPAGKLKFAAGASYRKNTYAFAADPLISSGELANFLPVFGSSGNTKAVEGYVELLIPVLRDVTLIKEFNLAPSYRYSDYNTVGGISTYKIDADWLVIEGMRLRGGYSRAIRAPSAGELFAATNLGQSPIGSPGLIGLGDPCDIRGAYRAAGSATSAQVRGLCLAQGVPANLIDSFTNTNPRIPFQGGGNTGLASEKADTYSVGVVLNPKFASPWLSRVNLSVDYYNIAITQAIGQITNNVALSQCFDPVGNPNFSNNNYYCGLLTRDLNNGQISLIGNPLLNLASYSSSGIDTQIDWRVNFDDIGLGGNGSFALNSIVSYLGSFRIQNLTGAPKLEYAGTIGNQQIDLFATAHPKWKATTSGTLTFGDMSASIRWRFLDKMENAANVGTGGTARGVKAVSYFDLDVGTKVADRIELRAGAVNFLDKKPPILFENPTGVLMTEPYTYDLIGRRFYVSVNTKF; from the coding sequence ATGAGAAGCAAAACTTCGTGCGCAGTTTGCGCGCTGATGATCGGTGCTGCAACTTTGCCTGCGTCAGCGCAGACGGTGGAGGGCCAAGCCACTTCCACCAGTGAAAAGGTAGCCTCGACATCTGACATCATTGTGACCGGGTCGCGTATCGCCAGACGCGATTTCACATCGACTAGTCCGATTACGACGATCGGAAAAGAATTTATCAGTAAAAGCGATTCCCCGACGCTCGAAAGCAGCCTTAACCAGTTACCGCAGATAGCGGCGTCTGCCAGCTCATCGACAAACACCCAGGCGCGGGGCGGCCAGGCAAGCATAAACCTGCGCGGATTGGGGCAACAACGTACGCTCGTGCTTTTAGATGGTCGACGGATTCAACCCTCTTCGCCTGATGGCGCGGTTGATCTCAATATCATTCCGGCGGCATTGGTCGGCAGTGTGGAGGTCATTACCGGGGGCGCCTCGGCAATTTACGGTTCAGATGCCGTTACAGGCGTGGTGAACCTGAAGCTGCGCCGTAATTTGGATGGCTTGGAGGCGAGTGCAAAGTTTGGCATCAGCGACATGGGAGATGCGGCTACACGCGACTTTAACATCATCGGGGGGACGAAATTTGCCGAAGGTCGCGGATCGATCATCGCTTCGATCAACTATTCGCAACGCGACGATGCGCCGTTTACAAACCGGCCGCATCTGCGCGGACAAGTTCTCGCCCCGGCAATACCAAATACTCTGGTCAACGTTGCCGCTTCAAATTTGCCGAGCCAAGCTGCGGTCAACACGATATTTTCTCGTTATGGTGCCGGGCCAGGCGCTGTCTCGCGAACTACACAGCTGTCCTTCAATCTTGATGGCACGCTCTTTTCACCGATCGGCGTAGTCAACTATCGTGGTAGTAGGGAACTGCCCTATCGCATCTTCAATAACAGCCTGAATTATGCCTTGTCGGAAACCTATACGGCGCAAACGCCGCTGGAGCGGGTCAGCGCCTTTGGACATGCGGAATTCGAGCTAGCCGATTCTTTGAGCATATTTGCCGAAGGGCTGTACACGAACTATTCCGTGACGACTGGCGGCGCCTATGCAAATGCCGGCTCGACATCAGGTCGATCCTTGTCCGTTCCCGTAACTAATCCGTTTATCCCCACCGATCTTCGCACTTACCTTGGGTCACGGCCCAATCCCAACGCGCCATTTACAGTCTCACGTTTCACCGTTGAGGCCGGTCAGCGCCAAGAACGAAATGAATATGACGTTTATCAGTTCACGGGTGGAGTGAATGGGAAGCTCGCCAGCGACAGCATAAGTTGGAGCTTGGTTGGAAGTTATGGGAAAACCATTCAGGCCACCACGTATCGCGGCTATCCCAGCGCGGCGGCTATCCAGACGCTGCTGAGTGCACCGGATGGTGGTCGCAGCATTTGCGAAGGGGGCTATAATTTGTTCGGCCCGCAGCCGGTGTCGGCATCCTGCTCAGACTATATTTCGCGCGTGGCTCGGAACCGTACCAAACTCACCCAGATGACAGTGGAGGGCAATCTTTTCGGTGACTTGTTTGATCTGCCTGCCGGCAAGCTCAAGTTCGCCGCTGGCGCTTCTTATCGCAAGAATACTTATGCTTTCGCCGCTGACCCGTTAATTTCCAGTGGCGAACTCGCTAATTTTCTTCCGGTATTTGGTTCCAGCGGTAACACCAAAGCAGTGGAGGGGTACGTTGAATTGCTTATCCCGGTACTTCGTGACGTTACCCTCATCAAGGAATTCAATCTCGCACCCTCCTATCGCTATTCGGATTATAATACAGTCGGGGGTATCTCGACTTACAAAATCGATGCCGATTGGCTCGTCATAGAGGGCATGCGCTTGCGGGGGGGCTATTCCCGAGCCATTCGGGCACCAAGTGCCGGCGAGTTGTTCGCCGCGACCAATTTGGGCCAATCGCCCATCGGTTCTCCGGGCCTTATCGGGCTTGGAGATCCGTGTGACATTCGCGGCGCATACCGCGCTGCAGGATCAGCCACCAGCGCCCAAGTTCGCGGACTCTGTTTGGCTCAAGGTGTTCCGGCAAATCTGATCGACAGTTTTACCAACACCAACCCGCGCATTCCTTTCCAAGGAGGAGGCAATACGGGCCTCGCATCGGAAAAAGCCGACACCTATTCGGTCGGCGTGGTGCTAAACCCCAAATTTGCATCACCTTGGCTGTCTCGCGTCAACCTGTCGGTCGACTACTACAATATTGCGATTACCCAAGCCATCGGGCAAATCACCAACAACGTTGCACTCTCCCAATGCTTTGATCCGGTGGGCAATCCCAATTTCTCGAACAATAATTATTATTGTGGATTGCTGACCCGCGACCTGAACAATGGCCAGATTTCATTAATAGGAAACCCGCTGCTTAATCTCGCCAGTTATTCGTCGTCAGGGATTGATACTCAGATCGACTGGCGCGTTAACTTCGATGATATTGGTCTGGGTGGCAACGGCAGCTTCGCCCTGAATTCAATTGTCAGTTATCTGGGCAGCTTCAGAATACAGAATCTGACGGGCGCGCCAAAGCTGGAATATGCGGGGACAATTGGTAACCAGCAGATCGACCTGTTCGCCACGGCGCATCCAAAATGGAAGGCGACTACGAGTGGAACCCTGACGTTCGGGGACATGTCAGCATCCATTCGCTGGCGTTTCCTCGACAAGATGGAAAATGCGGCAAATGTCGGTACGGGTGGAACGGCAAGAGGGGTAAAGGCCGTAAGCTATTTCGATCTGGACGTCGGCACCAAGGTTGCCGATCGTATCGAACTACGTGCAGGAGCCGTCAACTTCTTGGACAAGAAACCTCCCATCCTGTTTGAAAACCCCACGGGCGTCCTCATGACCGAGCCTTACACTTATGATCTGATCGGACGCCGCTTCTACGTATCGGTAAATACCAAGTTTTAG
- a CDS encoding LysR family transcriptional regulator, producing the protein MDSDWLEDFLALIDCGNFSRAAEKRAVSQPSFSRRIKSLEEWVGATLIDRSTHTIRLTAAGDRFRNTAEETLRRLQLGREEARATAKAASETLRFASTHVLSLTFFPNWLRTLEIDAQTNATIELIADNMVACERLMIEGRGQFLLCHHHEAANVRLGSDFKSIRLGSDILLPVAAPEVIASGPTAETPQLAFTSDSGMGRILAAAWSAKGLPPPPQPSFASHLASVLTAMARDGRGVAWSALSLVEADLSSGRLARAGSPEDEVPIEIRLWRPKARQSPAAEALWTRLLKIEAGQGT; encoded by the coding sequence ATGGATTCTGACTGGCTTGAAGATTTCCTTGCCCTGATAGACTGCGGAAACTTTTCCCGAGCCGCCGAGAAGCGCGCAGTGAGCCAGCCCAGCTTCAGTCGTCGCATCAAGTCCCTGGAAGAGTGGGTTGGCGCTACGCTGATCGACCGCAGTACACATACCATCCGTCTGACTGCCGCGGGAGATCGCTTCCGCAATACTGCCGAGGAAACGCTACGTCGCTTGCAGCTAGGGCGGGAGGAAGCGCGGGCAACGGCCAAGGCTGCGTCAGAAACACTGCGCTTCGCATCTACGCATGTGCTCTCCCTTACCTTTTTCCCGAACTGGCTCCGTACACTTGAGATCGACGCGCAGACCAATGCTACGATTGAGCTGATCGCCGATAATATGGTGGCGTGTGAGCGCCTGATGATCGAAGGTCGCGGTCAATTCCTCCTCTGTCACCATCATGAAGCCGCCAATGTCCGTTTGGGATCTGACTTCAAGTCCATTCGTCTTGGCAGCGACATATTATTGCCGGTCGCAGCACCCGAGGTGATCGCGTCCGGTCCGACGGCGGAAACTCCGCAACTTGCCTTTACCAGCGATTCTGGAATGGGCCGCATTTTAGCGGCAGCCTGGTCGGCAAAAGGGTTACCTCCTCCACCGCAACCCAGCTTCGCTTCTCATCTCGCCAGCGTTTTGACGGCAATGGCGCGCGACGGCCGCGGTGTCGCATGGTCAGCGCTTAGCTTGGTTGAAGCCGACCTTTCTTCTGGGCGACTGGCGCGCGCAGGATCACCAGAAGATGAAGTGCCTATCGAAATCCGGCTTTGGCGCCCCAAAGCACGTCAATCACCCGCAGCGGAGGCGCTCTGGACCCGCCTCCTCAAAATAGAGGCGGGTCAAGGCACATGA
- a CDS encoding hydantoinase B/oxoprolinase family protein, which produces MAERFDSITLEILWSRLVAVADEAATTLLRTAFSPIIRESNDFATCLMNVDGETLAECSGGIPTFAGLLGRTARACLAKFPLESWREGDVILTNDPWIGTGHLPDVAMIVPVFYRGKLVAFSGTAAHTPDIGGNVSPENQEIFGEGVFIPPIHLYRAGERSETMLELFLANVRYPDLLLGDLEAQVTANEVCCRRTADFLSDTGLEDLVDLSREIQALSERSMREAIAEIPDGIYRSAIDLDGWDDHPTHIECKITVSGDEMTIDYTGSSPQNNRGTNCTMNYTQAYSIYPLKCVLDPRTRRNEGSYRPITVTAPSGSIVNAAFPAAVSARHLTGHVLSCAIYQALATVMPDRIMADSGGAPALRARISGMQDDGARFGTILFASAGMGASSQGDGLATTAFPTNSGAGSLEVLEAVAPILFVRKEFRLDSGGVGRHRGGLGQTCEIENVSKKPMQVLALGDREKNPAQGIAGGRPGAPASATIGDQPLRLKSRGQLTPGSTVTFNFAGGGGFGDPAERDPAMVERDVKLGFVSAELAAREYGAGK; this is translated from the coding sequence ATGGCGGAACGTTTTGACTCGATTACACTTGAAATTCTGTGGAGCAGGCTTGTGGCCGTGGCCGATGAGGCTGCAACGACATTATTGCGAACCGCTTTCTCCCCGATCATCCGGGAGTCAAACGATTTCGCCACGTGCCTGATGAATGTCGATGGTGAAACGTTGGCAGAATGCAGTGGCGGCATCCCGACTTTCGCAGGCTTGCTAGGCCGCACCGCGCGTGCCTGTCTTGCCAAATTCCCGCTCGAAAGCTGGCGGGAAGGCGACGTCATTCTGACTAACGATCCATGGATCGGTACAGGTCATCTTCCCGACGTGGCCATGATTGTACCGGTATTCTATCGTGGCAAGCTTGTCGCCTTCTCCGGTACTGCGGCGCACACGCCTGATATCGGCGGCAACGTCAGCCCGGAAAATCAAGAGATATTTGGTGAGGGCGTTTTTATCCCGCCTATCCATCTTTATCGTGCGGGCGAGCGTAGCGAAACTATGCTCGAACTTTTCCTTGCCAATGTGCGATATCCCGACTTGCTGCTCGGAGACTTGGAAGCACAGGTTACGGCCAACGAGGTTTGCTGCCGTCGAACCGCTGATTTCCTGTCCGATACTGGATTGGAAGACCTCGTCGATCTTTCGCGCGAGATACAGGCCTTGTCCGAGCGTTCAATGCGGGAAGCAATCGCCGAAATTCCGGATGGCATCTATCGCTCCGCCATCGACTTGGATGGATGGGATGATCACCCCACGCACATCGAATGCAAGATCACCGTTTCCGGTGATGAGATGACCATCGATTACACTGGCAGTTCTCCGCAGAATAATCGCGGTACGAACTGTACGATGAACTATACGCAGGCTTACTCGATATATCCTCTCAAGTGCGTGCTGGATCCGCGGACGAGGCGCAACGAAGGATCTTACCGCCCAATCACTGTTACGGCGCCTTCCGGATCGATTGTGAACGCAGCGTTCCCGGCTGCGGTTTCGGCGCGGCATCTTACCGGGCATGTACTCAGTTGTGCGATCTATCAGGCTTTGGCGACCGTAATGCCCGACCGGATCATGGCCGACAGCGGCGGCGCACCGGCCTTGCGCGCCAGGATTTCCGGTATGCAGGACGATGGTGCCCGGTTTGGCACGATTCTATTCGCCAGCGCCGGAATGGGCGCATCATCGCAAGGCGATGGATTGGCTACCACTGCATTTCCCACCAATTCCGGCGCAGGTAGCCTTGAGGTATTAGAGGCAGTCGCGCCTATTCTCTTCGTCCGTAAGGAGTTTCGATTGGATTCCGGCGGGGTGGGGCGACATCGCGGTGGACTCGGGCAGACCTGTGAAATCGAAAATGTGTCCAAGAAGCCGATGCAGGTTCTTGCTCTAGGTGACCGTGAAAAAAATCCGGCGCAAGGGATCGCGGGTGGCCGTCCCGGTGCGCCTGCGTCGGCAACAATCGGAGACCAGCCTTTGAGACTTAAATCCCGTGGCCAATTGACGCCAGGATCAACGGTGACCTTCAATTTCGCCGGCGGCGGCGGGTTTGGTGACCCCGCAGAACGTGATCCGGCAATGGTCGAGCGAGACGTGAAATTGGGCTTTGTCTCCGCCGAATTAGCGGCGCGCGAATATGGAGCGGGTAAATGA